From a region of the Branchiostoma floridae strain S238N-H82 chromosome 13, Bfl_VNyyK, whole genome shotgun sequence genome:
- the LOC118428501 gene encoding uncharacterized protein LOC118428501, which produces MKRGGHYKPHCTVTVQVSIQSRDPAAAHYRLESYLLRYADISRDPPPRVVSTPAAAQYEDAVVNLEFTLEPRHGTTPKLFFADLRRRWCADPPNWEGDSRPWLTTNQRNTWSGSETGMRAIPLHDLECAGFSLGAFVGRSTFVGHYDTDDLVLDKTVSFEHDRRLMTVTFQPYVDLPTCRFEVGYKELEKTVLVHQDGDVTCLFFFLKYPLKVGGKHHIPPRISSNRA; this is translated from the coding sequence ATGAAGCGAGGTGGTCATTATAAACCCCACTGCACCGTGACAGTCCAGGTCAGCATACAGAGTAGGGACCCGGCGGCCGCGCACTACCGCCTGGAGTCGTACCTGCTGCGGTATGCGGACATCAGCAGGGACCCGCCGCCTAGAGTCGTCAGCACGCCCGCTGCAGCTCAGTACGAGGACGCGGTGGTCAACCTGGAGTTCACCTTAGAGCCGAGGCACGGGACAACCCCGAAACTGTTTTTTGCTGACCTGAGGCGGCGATGGTGCGCGGACCCCCCGAACTGGGAAGGAGACAGCCGGCCTTGGCTCACAACAAATCAACGGAACACCTGGTCTGGGTCTGAGACAGGCATGAGGGCCATACCATTACATGACCTGGAGTGCGCCGGCTTCTCGCTAGGTGCGTTTGTCGGAAGGAGCACGTTCGTCGGCCACTACGACACAGACGACTTGGTCCTGGACAAGACGGTGTCGTTCGAACACGACCGCAGGTTGATGACCGTGACCTTCCAGCCTTACGTCGACCTGCCGACCTGTAGGTTTGAGGTCGGCTACAAGGAACTGGAGAAAACCGTTCTGGTCCACCAAGATGGTGACGTCACCTGCCTGTTCTTCTTTCTCAAATACCCGCTGAAGGTGGGTGGAAAACACCACATACCTCCAAGAATAAGTTCCAACAGGGCGTAG